The genome window AATCCAAAATTATATATGGAGGTCTTAACTATGGATATAGTCAGACTTGGTATAATCGGTGTGGGAGGCATGGGAACAGCCCATCTTAACTATATCGGTTGTAAACATGAAATTGAGGGCGTTAAGCTTACTGCTATTGCCGACATTGCCCCGGAAAAACTTGCGGCAGCAAAAAAGAAGCTCGAAAATGAAAACGGCGGAAGTTATGATGTCGCTGTTTTTGAAGATTACGTGTCACTTCTCGATAGCGGACTTGTTGACGCTGTGCTTATTGCCACACCGCATTATCTGCACCCTGTTATAGGCATTGAAGCTCTCAATCGAGGTATTCATGTCCTTAGTGAAAAACCTATTGGCGTTTATACCAAAAAGGTTGAAGAACTGTACGAGGTTGCGAAGAAGAGCGGCAAAGTCTTTGGTATTATGTACAACCAGCGTACCGATCCAATGTACAGAAAAATGCGCGAAATTGTGCAAAGTGGTGAACTGGGAGAACTTAAGCGTATTATTTGGATAATCACCAACTGGTATCGCACACAGTCCTATTACAATTCCGGCGGATGGCGCGCTACATGGAAAGGCGAAGGCGGTGGTGTTCTGATTAATCAGTGCCCTCACAATCTCGACCTCTGGCAATGGATTACCGGCATGCCCTGCAGAATAAGAGGTTTTCTTAACGAAGGCCAGTACCACGATATAGAGGTTGAAGATAACGCCACAATATATGCCGAATATGCTAATGGTGCTGTTGGTACATTTATAACCACAACCGGTGAGGCCCCCGGTACAAACCGCCTTGAGATTTCCGGTACAAGGGGTAAGCTGGTTTCAGAAAACGCAAAGCTCACTTTTTACCGCCTAAAGGTTGATGAACGTGAATTCAATGCCAATTCTTCCTCTACAAGTATTACAGGAGAAGATATGGAGGTCATTGATGTTGATTATGGTGAATATACCACTCTTAAACAGCATAAAGGCATCACTCAGAATTTCGTCAATGCTATTCTCAAGGGCGAAGAGTTAATTGCACCCGGTTACGATGGCATAAACGGTCTTACGATTTCCAATGCCGCAATGCTTTCTTCCTGGACGGATGCATGGGTTAATCTTCCTATCGATAAAGAGCTTTTCCTCAAAAAGCTCAATGAAAAAATAGAGTGCTCAAAAGAAAAGTCCAATGTGAACGAAAGAGTACTTGATACCGAAGGCACATATGGTGAGCAGAAAAAAATCAACTGAATATGATGTGGATTTTAGAAGTCGGGAAGTTTTCCCGACTTCTTTTTACACAATTTATATAGAAATCTTAATAAATATACTGTATACTGAATGTATAAAATGAATAAGAGGAATATAAAATGAAGAAATTTTTATTTTTGGTGATATTTATATTGTTAACCATGCTATTTCTTGCTTCTTGCAGTAATGCAGAAAATACAAGCATCGAAAATGGTGATATTACTTCGGAAGTGGGGACATCGGGTGCAGTATTTGACCCTAATGCAAAATTTAACACAATCAGCATCATTGTTGACGGTGAGGTTAAATACAGCGGAAAATATGAAAATAACGAAAGTATTACCGCTTTTGAACTCCTTAAGAAGTTTTGTGAGGATAATGCACTTGAATACGCTCATCTGGATGGTTACGTTAATTCCATAGCCGGCTATAATAATTCAGCTGAACGCGGTTGGCTGTATTTCTTCAACGGAGAGATGCCGACCGCTCCCGCTTCGGACTATAATATTGTTAAAGGCTATGACAATACAATAGAGTTTAAGTATATGAAGTACAGCGAAGCTTTCCCGAAATAAAAGAAAGGAATATTTAATGAAAAGAAGACAAGCGATTTTTTTACTGCTCATTTCGTGTTCACTTGTTCTTACGCTATTTCTTGGGTCAATCGTTTATTATTTTACTGCCAATTCCGATGTGACGGGTGCTCTGGCGGAAAACGACGATGAAAATACAATTACAGTCGGAAACACTGTCAATGATTTGAATTACATATCCGTCAAGCGCGCCGGCTGTGAAAAAGATAAGGAAATACGTGGTGTCTGGATTTCAACCGTTTATAACATTGACTTTCCAAGTAAACCGAGTCTTAATAAAATACAGCAGATGGCTGAGCTGAATGCAATAGTTGAAACGGCTAAGAAATCTAATCTTAACACTATCTTTTTCCAGGTGCGCCCAACTTCCGATGCATTATATAAGTCGGAAATATACCCTACATCCGCATTCCTGACGGGTGAACAGGGGGCAACGCTCATGGATGATTTTGATCCGTTGGAATACTTGACAAAAATAGCCCATCAGAATGGTATAAAGCTTCATGCCTGGATTAATCCGTTTCGCATTACGCCGGGGTCAAAGGCTACCTTCGAGTCAGATGTAAACGCTCTTTCTGAAGATAATCCTGCTGTGGTACATAAAGAGTGGACGGTACCATATGAAGACGGAAAGCTCTATTTTGACCCGGGAATACCTGAAGTAAGGCAGTTGATTATAGACGGGGCTGTTGAAATAGTAAATAACTACGATGTGGACGGAATACACGTAGATGACTATTTCTATCCGTATCCCGTTTACATCACAAATGAAAACGGCAAACGTGTCCCGGCTGAATTTAAAGATGATTACAGTTACGGAAAGTACGGCAACGGTGCCGACCGTGGCGACTGGCGACGAGAAAATATCAATGCGTTTGTGCGTGATTTGAAAAACGCAGTTAAGCAGGCGGACAGTGAGTGCGAATTTGGCGTTTCCTGCGCGGGTATCTGGGCAAATTCATCTTCTCTTAAGGCTGGCAGCGATACCAATGGTATGCAAAGCTATTTTGATACATATGCAGATTCAAAGTACTGGATTGAAAATGGGCTTGTAGATTATATCTGTCCTCAGATTTATTGGGAAATGTCACATAAAACCGCTCCTTTTGATGTGGTTTGCAAATGGTGGAGCAGTGTTGTTGATGGTACTGATGTTGATTTGTATATCGGTCATGCACTTTACAAAAATCCTGATTGGAGCGACAAGACAGAGATTGCCCGTCAGATTGAATTTGCCCGCAGCTGGCATGGATATAAGGGCAGTGTGTTTTTTGGTTTTGACCAGCTTTCCGACAATATTGATGGCATGTGTGACAGAATAGCAAGTGTGTTTTATGAGGACTATTTTTACCCCGATGTCGATGCTACTGATGAAAGTGTAACATTCGGCAGTCCACACTCGTCTGATTTTGTAAGAGTTGGCAAAAGTTATATTCTCGGAAAAGCTGATCCGGGATATCCGCTTTATTATAACGGCAAAAAGCTTGCCAAGACAAAAAACGGCTATTTTAATATATATGCTGACATAAAAAGTGGCAGTAACAGTTTTAAGTTTACTCAGAATGGCATTGATACCGTTATTACACTAAAAACTGCCGATTCATCCGTAACCCCGAAGGATACTAACCTCGGCGGTATGATTATCAAAAAAGCTGTACCTACGGCAGATATTATCACTTCTCCCGGAAAGAGCATTTCTATTTCATGTACTGCTCCTGCAGGAAGTGCTGTTGTAGCTACGTTAGGCGAATTTTCTGTGACTTTAAAACCGCAAGGCAATGTAAAAACGTGGCCTGCCTATGAAGCACAGACCTATGTCGGCGAATTTAAGCTTCCCGTGGATGTGCCACAGGACAAAATGACCGATTTGGGAAATATTGTATTTACGGCTAAGCGCTCGGACGAAAGTGCTGATGCTGTCGGCTCAAGAGTAGTTTTGAAGCCTGATGGCTACAATGCATTTGTGCAGGTTGTTGACGATTATTCGTACCTAAAAATTTCACCCGACTCCAGTTTTTATGATGATTATTTGCCTGCATCTGTGGGAATGCGTGATTATGTTGAAAGTCTGGCTAACGGGTATTATAAACTGCGTTTCGGTGGATATATCGCTGAGAAAAATGCGAATTTTGTCGAAGGCAATCTTTCAGATGGCATGATTATATCTGCAGAGGGGTATTGTGATAATAAATCAACGTCAATAAAGTTTGAGGTGACCGAAAATGTGCCTGTGAACGGATTCTGTAAGAATGGTATATTTACACTGGAAATTTATAATGTTGATACGGAACACAATCCCATTATTGAAATGTTTGAAAATCCGCTGTTTGAAGAAGTTGAGATAAACGCAGACAAGGATAACTGTGTCACATATGCATTTAGGCTTAAAAACGCTGATAATTATTACGGCTTTAATGTTGAATATGTAGACGGTTATATAGTTTTAACTTTTAGAAATCCCGTAAAACTCAACCTTGAATCAGATAATCCACTGCGTGGTATTACCGTTATTGTTGACGCAGGTCACGGCGGAACTGATACAGGCGCCCTGGGATTTGTGTCTGAAGGTGACAGGGCAATGAATGAAAAAGATTTGAATTTGTCTGTGGCAAAAGCGCTTCAAAAATACTTAGTTGCCTACGGAGCTTCGGTTATTATGACTCGAAGTGATGACACCACTGTTTCGCTTGATGAACGAATGGATTTTCTTAATAAAAATCAAAGTGATCTTGTAATATCGGTTCATCATAATTCTCTGGAATATACTTCCAATGTCACCCGTGTACGCGGTCTTTTGGGCTTGTGGTGGAATGAAAGCGGACGCTTGCTTACAAAGAGCATTTCGGCTTCTGCCGCGCAAGGATTGAACAGATATGAACGCACACCTTCCGCTCAGAAGCTTGCAATGTGCCGAAATCATAAGTTCCCTTCAACACTCATTGAGCTTGGATTCATTACCTCAGCTGAGGAATATGAGCAAATAACACAGCCTGAAAATGTTGACCTTGCAGGAAAATCACTAGCAGACGGTGTACTAAACTATTTTGCAGCACAACAGAAGTATATTTAAAATCTAATGCCCGATTTTTAAACAATCGCTTTTAATGTTAAAAATCGGGCATATTTGTTTCGTGTTATTGCACAAATTATCAAAAAACTATTGACTAACAAAAGATTTTGGAGTAAAATAATAGTTAATAAACATATAATTCGACAATCATTTTATTGCAGAAAGGCATATTATGCGAAGATATCTTTTCTCCGGAAATATTTCAGAGCTGGACATATTTAAGTACGACGTTTTAGTTATCGGCAGCGGTATTGCGGGATTGTATTCTGCGCTTCATATTGATGCGAATAAGACGGTAGGACTCATAACAAAGGTTGGTATAGACGAAAGCAATTCCTGGCTGGCACAGGGCGGGATAGCCGCCGTTATGTCAAAAGAGGACCGATCGGAGCTTCACATTGCTGATACTCTCAAAGCGGGTGCAGGGCTTTGTGACGAAGAAGCGGTAAGAGTCCTGGTTAACGAAGGACCGGAAAATATTCGTGCGCTTGTTGATATGGATGTACCTTTTGACCTTAACAGTGAAGGTGAACTTGCCATCACTCGCGAGGGCGGACACAGAATGCGACGTATTGTTCATTGCGGTGGGGATGCGACAGGACGTGAAACAACCAAGCGCCTTGGTGAAATTGTTATGCTTCGTGACAATATCCAGCCATATTTTCACACTATTCTTGTAGATATTCTTACCGATGACAGCGGTGTCTGGGGAGCAATATGCTACAATCTTGTGCAGCAAAAATATATGCTTTTTGTATCAGGAAATATAATTCTTGCTACAGGCGGTATAGGTCAGATATATAATTACACCACAAATCCTGTGGGTGCGGTAGGGGATGGCATCGCATGCGCTTTACGTGCCGGTGCACGGGTTACAAACATGGAAATGATTCAGTTCCATCCTACCACACTGATACCCTATGGAGCGTCTCCTCGACTTTTTCTGATTTCAGAAGCTGTAAGAGGTGAAGGGGGAGTATTGCGCAACAAAAAAGGCGAGCAGTTCATGAAGGGACGTCACGAAATGGCCGAGCTTGCTCCGCGCGACATCGTTACAAGAGGTATACTTGCTGAACTTCGAGAAAGCGGTGATTCCAACGTTTTTCTTGACGTCAGCAGTATGGATAAAGAATTCTTTTCCCATCGTTTCCCTACCATATACGCAGAATGCACAAAGCACGGCATCAACCTTCCCGGTGAACCAATACCTGTTCGCCCCGCACAACACTATCTCATGGGCGGCGTGAAAACCAATCTTGACGGTATGACTGATTTAACTGGGTTGTATGCCTGCGGTGAGGTCGCTAACACTGGTATTCACGGTGCAAACCGACTGGCATCTAATTCTATGCTTGAATGCCTCGTATTTGGCAGACGAAGTGCTTTACATATAAATAATAATTTTCGTTCTGTCCCCGAAGTGTATGATTTGGAAGCCGTAAAACGCAATATTACTGCTCAAATTTCTGTTTCTCAAATAAAGGTTGAACAAGATAAGCAGAAAATAAAAGATATAATGACCAATAATCTTGGCGCTATACGGCATACTGCCGATATGCAAAATGCAAAGAAGGATTTGCTCACTCTTTGGAAGGAATACGATAATATAATTTGCGATACTCCAGAGAAACTGGAACTTGTAAATATGTTTGAGGTTTCATATAAAGTTATTTGTGATGCACTCGCTCGTAAGGAAAGCGTAGGAGCGCATTACATCGAAGATTGAAGGAGATTACATAATATGTTCGGACTGGATGATATAATTCTTAATGCTCTCAGTGAGGACATCGGAACAGGTGACATAACCAGCCTTTCCACTATTCCTGCTGATAAAAAAGCCCATGGTCGTTTTATTGCTAAGGAAGATGGTATTATCTGCGGCACAGATGTGGTTGAGAGAACTTTTAAGCTCATAGACGATGATACCGTCATCAAATTTTTTGTAAAAGACGGAGATAGTGTAAAAAAGGGTGATGTGTTATGCGAGGTAAGCGGAAAAGCAATTAGTCTTCTTACTGCAGAAAGAGTTTCTCTCAATTTTTTGCAGCATCTTTCCGGAATTGCTACCCGCACCAATCAAGCTGTTGAACAGATTAAAGGTTATAATGCCAAAATTGCCGATACAAGAAAAACAACTCCCGGCTTACGTGTTCTTGAAAAACGTGCCGTTAAGGTGGGGGGCGGTGTAAATCATCGCTTTAATCTGGCGGATGGTGTTCTCATAAAGGATAACCATATTGTGGCGGCGGGCGGTATCAAAAATGCTGTTGAAGCAGCGCGAAAGAATGCGCCGCATACTTTGAAAATTGAAGTTGAAGTCGAAAACTTTGAAATGCTTAACGAAGCACTTGAAGCAGGCGCCGATATAATAATGCTTGATAATATGTCCAACGAAGATATGGCAAAGGCAGTAATGCTTATTAACGGAAGAGCCATAACGGAGGCATCGGGTAATATGGGTGAAAAAAGTCTTAAAGAAGTTGCGCAGACTGGTGTTGATTTGATTTCCATCGGCGCTGTTACACACTCGGTAAAGGCACTTGATATCAGTTTGAAGTTTAAAATGATTTAATCATGAATGCGCTGAAGAAAACCTTCAGCGCATTTTTAAATATAAAATAAAAACAGGCTGTCGACAGACAGCCTGTTTCTTGCGATAAATTAAACCGCTTTGGAATCCTTGCTCATTGTGCGCAGACAACGAGAGCAGATGTTGACTTTCTTGGTTGCACCGTTTAAAGTCATCTTAACTTTTCTTACGTTAGGCTTCCAAGTTCTTCCGGATTTTCTATTGGAGTGGGAAACCTGAAGACCGAAAGCTACACTCTTTCCGCAAATTTCGCATTTTGCCATCTATAACACACCTCCTATAAGCTACTAACTCAATATACTAGAATATTATATCACAACTTTTTAATAAAATCAATACTTTTGCAAAAATATTTTGGAATTTTTAATTAAAATCTGAATAAAACCGTGTACTACTCAGATAAAATCCTCAAACGGAGGAACTATTTCAAATACTTTTCCTGAAAGGTATTTGAGAACGCTGCCATCATCGGGGGTAAATTCCAGACTGTAAGAGCATAACGCTTGGTATTTAAAGCCTTTTTTGATGTCGTCACGGTTCACACCGTATTTTCCGTCTCCCATTAAAGGATGCCCCATATGTGCAAACTGTGCGCGTATTTGGTGAGTTCTTCCTGTGGCAAGTTCAGCTTCACAATATGATAAAGCAAGACTTTCATTTTCACGCAAAACTCTGTACTTTGTTATCGCTGTCACTGTTGAGGGAGTGGGCGACGGAAGAATACGCACCATATTTTCGGTACTGTTTTTCTCAAGGAAGTTTGTAAGCTTGCCCGATTTTTTCTTAAGAATACCGTGGCAAATCAACTTATACTTCTTCTTTACCTGGTTTTCTTTTATCATCGCATTGATTTCGCGCAAAGCGGCGGCGTTTTTTGCACAAATAACAATAC of Oscillospiraceae bacterium contains these proteins:
- the nadB gene encoding L-aspartate oxidase encodes the protein MRRYLFSGNISELDIFKYDVLVIGSGIAGLYSALHIDANKTVGLITKVGIDESNSWLAQGGIAAVMSKEDRSELHIADTLKAGAGLCDEEAVRVLVNEGPENIRALVDMDVPFDLNSEGELAITREGGHRMRRIVHCGGDATGRETTKRLGEIVMLRDNIQPYFHTILVDILTDDSGVWGAICYNLVQQKYMLFVSGNIILATGGIGQIYNYTTNPVGAVGDGIACALRAGARVTNMEMIQFHPTTLIPYGASPRLFLISEAVRGEGGVLRNKKGEQFMKGRHEMAELAPRDIVTRGILAELRESGDSNVFLDVSSMDKEFFSHRFPTIYAECTKHGINLPGEPIPVRPAQHYLMGGVKTNLDGMTDLTGLYACGEVANTGIHGANRLASNSMLECLVFGRRSALHINNNFRSVPEVYDLEAVKRNITAQISVSQIKVEQDKQKIKDIMTNNLGAIRHTADMQNAKKDLLTLWKEYDNIICDTPEKLELVNMFEVSYKVICDALARKESVGAHYIED
- the nadC gene encoding carboxylating nicotinate-nucleotide diphosphorylase; translated protein: MFGLDDIILNALSEDIGTGDITSLSTIPADKKAHGRFIAKEDGIICGTDVVERTFKLIDDDTVIKFFVKDGDSVKKGDVLCEVSGKAISLLTAERVSLNFLQHLSGIATRTNQAVEQIKGYNAKIADTRKTTPGLRVLEKRAVKVGGGVNHRFNLADGVLIKDNHIVAAGGIKNAVEAARKNAPHTLKIEVEVENFEMLNEALEAGADIIMLDNMSNEDMAKAVMLINGRAITEASGNMGEKSLKEVAQTGVDLISIGAVTHSVKALDISLKFKMI
- a CDS encoding RluA family pseudouridine synthase; this encodes MPTLPFSLLYKAIRTKDVKVNKKRTTQDYRLKEGDVVELYLKDDFSKPQEYNFKDITPNLNIVYEDCNILLTNKPQGMSVHPDAVQTRNTLIDNIKAYLYQKGEYIPENEASFAPSLCNRIDRNTVGIVICAKNAAALREINAMIKENQVKKKYKLICHGILKKKSGKLTNFLEKNSTENMVRILPSPTPSTVTAITKYRVLRENESLALSYCEAELATGRTHQIRAQFAHMGHPLMGDGKYGVNRDDIKKGFKYQALCSYSLEFTPDDGSVLKYLSGKVFEIVPPFEDFI
- a CDS encoding DUF4430 domain-containing protein, which gives rise to MKKFLFLVIFILLTMLFLASCSNAENTSIENGDITSEVGTSGAVFDPNAKFNTISIIVDGEVKYSGKYENNESITAFELLKKFCEDNALEYAHLDGYVNSIAGYNNSAERGWLYFFNGEMPTAPASDYNIVKGYDNTIEFKYMKYSEAFPK
- the rpmB gene encoding 50S ribosomal protein L28, which codes for MAKCEICGKSVAFGLQVSHSNRKSGRTWKPNVRKVKMTLNGATKKVNICSRCLRTMSKDSKAV
- a CDS encoding Gfo/Idh/MocA family oxidoreductase: MDIVRLGIIGVGGMGTAHLNYIGCKHEIEGVKLTAIADIAPEKLAAAKKKLENENGGSYDVAVFEDYVSLLDSGLVDAVLIATPHYLHPVIGIEALNRGIHVLSEKPIGVYTKKVEELYEVAKKSGKVFGIMYNQRTDPMYRKMREIVQSGELGELKRIIWIITNWYRTQSYYNSGGWRATWKGEGGGVLINQCPHNLDLWQWITGMPCRIRGFLNEGQYHDIEVEDNATIYAEYANGAVGTFITTTGEAPGTNRLEISGTRGKLVSENAKLTFYRLKVDEREFNANSSSTSITGEDMEVIDVDYGEYTTLKQHKGITQNFVNAILKGEELIAPGYDGINGLTISNAAMLSSWTDAWVNLPIDKELFLKKLNEKIECSKEKSNVNERVLDTEGTYGEQKKIN